In Symmachiella dynata, the following are encoded in one genomic region:
- a CDS encoding tetratricopeptide repeat protein, translating into MNDLQQSTDGFRVSKRRQLPSWHFGVMSVGRCAALLIVLVSLQSTAVAQFPFQQPNNLRQPQSPHEAIRQRGFDYYQKGQYREAIKVATQVLNVEPKDPVSFYLRASAKIELGRQSADRLLIREGIQDARQALAIRGGDDKFSNLYIPYLYGMSCLAILERKPSHADTSIKTAGTIIERPNVDKTDKSSLLYQRAFAREQANLVDSMLFDQTAATPEDLRAFRAEQAERRRDAIADYAQAIKYNPKQMGSHINMAKLLAVSGDVAGATAAYTAAVQEFPRSATIFNERGVFLRQQGQLDEAIADFTQAVAIQSDFAMGYINRGFCLIDKGEDEAAETDFNTAVGLNPRMSLALSLRGTARMSLGKSEPAIADFSRQLELNPKDATAFANRGFARFFAKQFNESARDFQQALQLQPTALHLSVWRCLALERAGKTEEAHAELQALLDSGKGPQGWVATVSRFLLGQTTGEEMLAAANAVQDERISAAQQCEAQFYIGQRDLMAGNTEAANKHFEAAIATNANYLSAYRGAKYELGQFGGQ; encoded by the coding sequence ATGAACGATCTTCAACAATCCACCGACGGTTTCCGTGTTTCGAAGCGACGGCAACTGCCATCTTGGCACTTCGGTGTGATGTCTGTGGGCCGCTGTGCCGCATTGTTGATTGTCCTGGTATCGCTGCAATCGACAGCAGTCGCGCAATTTCCGTTTCAACAACCCAACAACCTTCGACAACCTCAGTCGCCGCACGAAGCAATCCGTCAACGCGGCTTTGACTACTATCAAAAAGGACAATACCGCGAAGCCATTAAGGTCGCGACGCAGGTGTTGAATGTCGAGCCGAAAGATCCCGTTTCCTTCTACCTGCGTGCCAGCGCGAAAATCGAATTGGGGCGGCAATCCGCGGATCGCTTGCTGATTCGCGAAGGGATCCAAGATGCCCGCCAAGCCCTGGCGATTCGGGGTGGAGATGACAAATTCTCCAATCTGTATATCCCTTACCTGTACGGAATGTCCTGCTTGGCGATTTTGGAACGAAAACCCTCCCATGCGGATACGTCGATCAAAACCGCAGGAACAATCATCGAGAGACCCAATGTCGATAAAACCGACAAGTCGAGCCTGCTATACCAACGCGCGTTCGCACGCGAGCAAGCCAACCTCGTCGATTCCATGCTGTTTGACCAGACAGCTGCTACACCTGAGGATTTGCGAGCCTTCCGTGCCGAGCAAGCCGAGCGACGACGGGATGCGATTGCCGACTATGCCCAAGCCATTAAATACAACCCCAAGCAAATGGGGTCGCACATCAACATGGCCAAATTGTTGGCCGTCTCCGGAGATGTCGCGGGGGCCACAGCCGCCTATACCGCCGCTGTCCAGGAATTTCCTCGCAGCGCAACAATCTTCAACGAACGGGGCGTCTTCCTTCGCCAGCAAGGCCAGTTGGACGAGGCAATTGCCGACTTTACGCAAGCGGTCGCAATTCAGAGTGACTTTGCGATGGGATACATCAATCGCGGTTTCTGCCTGATCGACAAAGGGGAAGACGAAGCGGCCGAGACTGATTTCAACACGGCGGTCGGCCTCAATCCGCGGATGTCGCTGGCATTGAGCCTGCGAGGCACAGCCCGCATGTCGCTCGGGAAATCCGAACCCGCCATCGCTGATTTTTCTCGACAACTCGAACTCAACCCCAAAGACGCCACCGCATTCGCCAACCGCGGATTCGCAAGATTTTTCGCCAAGCAGTTCAACGAATCGGCTCGGGATTTCCAACAAGCACTCCAACTCCAACCGACCGCCCTGCATTTATCGGTCTGGCGCTGCTTGGCACTGGAGCGCGCTGGAAAAACGGAAGAAGCCCACGCGGAACTCCAAGCACTGCTCGACTCCGGAAAAGGCCCCCAAGGCTGGGTGGCCACTGTTAGTCGATTTTTGCTAGGTCAAACAACCGGTGAAGAAATGCTCGCCGCCGCCAATGCGGTGCAGGACGAGCGTATCTCCGCAGCCCAACAGTGCGAAGCCCAATTCTATATCGGCCAACGCGATTTGATGGCCGGCAACACAGAAGCTGCCAATAAGCACTTCGAAGCCGCCATCGCCACAAATGCCAACTACCTCTCGGCCTACCGCGGAGCCAAGTACGAACTCGGGCAGTTTGGCGGCCAGTAA
- the nusA gene encoding transcription termination factor NusA: MNGPELLRIVDALHRDKNIDKEIVFEGIEQAILSAARKHYGEEETFEINIDRETGESSLKINEKLLDSDELGDLLGRIAAQTAKQVMIQKIREAERDALFDEYQEMRGHIVTGTIQSLSGGTAAVNLGKVEGILPRGEQIPGESHRPSERVRAVVMDVRKAGSRVKIILSRTHADLVRRLFELEIPEIGEGVIEIRSIAREAGYRSKVAVSCNDQKIDCVGACVGVRGSRIKNIVDELASERIDIVRWNDSLQVLVPNALQPAEVENVILCPMLGRVLVLVRDDQLSLSIGRRGQNVRLASKLVGWDIEIMTEDELNDQLESSVMAFGEVPHISNELAESLVAQGFLSFDDLSIIEPDQLAELGGLTEEQCEAIVEFADQESERLEKELQKRRADARIAAAAAPAEAPADTGTAEVAEVAEATEEAEATEEAEATEEAEATEEAEATGEAETAEAAAGETPEAVDAESEVAATDEEPATDEEAVAAEAGVPAEEAAVAELETETDTDGEAVAEESVDAAEQVAVEEQKIVGSGEEVQAPENDVDDETLTKAEASTPEE; this comes from the coding sequence ATGAACGGCCCTGAGCTACTACGAATCGTCGATGCCTTGCATCGCGATAAAAATATCGACAAGGAGATCGTGTTCGAGGGAATCGAACAGGCGATCCTGTCAGCGGCGCGCAAGCACTACGGCGAGGAAGAGACCTTCGAGATCAATATCGATCGTGAGACGGGGGAGTCTTCGTTGAAAATTAATGAAAAGCTACTAGATTCCGACGAACTGGGAGATTTGCTGGGCCGCATTGCCGCTCAAACGGCGAAGCAGGTGATGATTCAGAAGATTCGCGAAGCTGAGCGAGATGCGCTGTTCGACGAATACCAGGAAATGCGAGGGCACATTGTCACCGGCACCATCCAAAGCCTTTCGGGTGGTACGGCTGCGGTGAATTTGGGCAAAGTTGAAGGCATTCTGCCGCGTGGAGAACAGATTCCAGGTGAGTCGCACCGCCCCAGCGAACGCGTTCGGGCTGTGGTGATGGATGTTCGCAAAGCAGGGAGCCGAGTCAAAATTATCCTCTCCCGGACACACGCCGACCTTGTGCGGCGGTTGTTTGAATTGGAGATTCCCGAGATTGGTGAAGGGGTGATCGAAATTCGCTCGATTGCTCGTGAAGCAGGGTATCGTTCGAAGGTGGCCGTCTCCTGCAACGATCAAAAGATCGATTGCGTCGGCGCCTGCGTCGGTGTCCGTGGTTCGCGGATTAAAAATATCGTGGATGAATTGGCCAGCGAGCGGATTGACATCGTCCGCTGGAACGATTCGTTGCAAGTCCTGGTCCCCAATGCCCTGCAACCGGCGGAGGTGGAAAACGTTATCCTGTGCCCCATGTTGGGACGGGTGCTGGTCCTGGTCCGAGATGATCAATTGTCGCTGTCGATTGGCCGCCGCGGTCAAAACGTGCGGTTGGCGTCCAAGTTGGTCGGCTGGGACATTGAGATCATGACCGAGGACGAGTTGAATGATCAATTGGAAAGCTCGGTGATGGCATTTGGGGAGGTTCCCCATATTAGCAATGAGTTGGCGGAAAGCCTGGTTGCACAGGGGTTTTTGAGCTTCGACGACCTGTCGATCATCGAGCCGGACCAGTTGGCCGAATTGGGCGGACTGACCGAAGAGCAGTGCGAAGCGATCGTCGAGTTTGCCGACCAGGAAAGCGAGCGGCTGGAAAAAGAACTACAGAAGCGTCGCGCAGACGCACGCATCGCAGCAGCGGCAGCACCCGCGGAAGCGCCTGCTGATACAGGGACAGCTGAAGTAGCGGAAGTAGCGGAAGCAACTGAGGAAGCAGAAGCAACTGAGGAAGCAGAAGCAACTGAGGAAGCAGAAGCAACTGAGGAAGCAGAAGCAACTGGGGAAGCAGAGACAGCCGAAGCAGCTGCTGGGGAAACTCCAGAAGCAGTTGATGCCGAATCTGAAGTTGCGGCCACTGACGAGGAACCGGCCACTGACGAGGAAGCAGTTGCAGCGGAGGCGGGAGTGCCGGCCGAGGAGGCCGCAGTCGCTGAGTTGGAGACAGAAACAGACACGGACGGCGAAGCTGTTGCGGAGGAGAGCGTCGATGCCGCAGAGCAGGTCGCTGTTGAGGAACAGAAGATAGTGGGTTCCGGTGAGGAGGTTCAGGCACCGGAAAATGATGTCGACGACGAGACTTTGACAAAAGCGGAGGCGTCGACACCTGAGGAGTAA